A window of Nitrospirota bacterium genomic DNA:
GCCTGCGCCATGTCCTGCCCAATCAAGATAGAAAGGAGCAACAGCGAGTATATCAGGTATATAGACCTGCTCGACAAACTCCTTTGCCTTCTGCGCAAGGCCGTGCATAAAGGCTATGCTGCCTGCGTTAAGCGCGTTCTGGCTGTTCGGGTCTACAGGTATCGACATGCCGCCGACTATATAGGTCTGGGCATGCGGGTTCTTCGCGCCGAGCATTGCCTGCATCTTTATGACATCCCTCTGCCAGTCAAGAGCCTCAAGATAATGCGCAACAGCCATGAGGTTTGCCTCTGCTGGAAGCTTGTACGCCGGATGTCCCCAGTAGCCATTGGCAAACGGGCCAAGCTGGCCATTCTCTACAAATGCCTTGACCTTATCCTGAACGCCTTTGAAATAGTCTGTGCTCGATTTGCCCCAGTCAGAGATAGACTGCGCAAGCGCGGATGTCTTTGCAGGGTCTGCGCTCAATGCGCTCACTATATCAACCCAGTCAAGGGCGTGAAGGTGGTAAAAATGTATTACATGATCCTGTACATACTGAATGCCGGAAATAAGATTTCTGATAATTCTTGCGTTATCAGGAACTGTGATGCCTAAGGCATCTTCGACCGCTCTCACCGAGGCGGTTGCGTGAACCGTAGTTCAGACGCCTCATATACGCTGGGTAAATGCCCAGGCGTCCCTCGGGTCCCTGCCCTTGAGAATGAGTTCGATCCCCCTGAACATCGTGCTTGAGCTCCATGCGTCAACGACCTTTCCGTTCTCAACCTTTGCCTCGATCCTCAGGTGCCCTTCAATCCTTGTTACCGGGTCAACTACAATTTTCTTAGCCAATGCCAGTCACCTCCTTATATAATATTCCCTCTTTTGTATTTTAATTTGTCATTTCGACCGGAGGGAGAAATCCCGGCTGTCTGCAATCGTAAGATTTCTCGTCCTTACGTCCTCGAAATGACACTTTAATCTGTATCGTCTTCTTCCTTCTTCGGAGATACCGCCCTTGCGATCCCATGGACCAGAATACCTGCAGCCGTTGCCGCCGCAAGCCCGGCACCGACCTTGTCGGCGGTACTCTCAACACCAAAGCCCGGCACATTCGGAAGCCGCTTGTAGAAAGGCGTCATATTATCCCAGAACATCGGCTCTGAACATCCGAGACAGCCGTGGCCCGCCTGGACAGGCCAGCTTGTTCCTTCATTGTATTTGACAGTGGGGCAGTTATGGAATGTCTCAGGCCCTTTGCATCCCATCTCGTATAAACACCATCCATTCCTTGCTCCCTCGTCTCCCCAGTGCTGCACAAACTGTCCGGCATCAAAGTGCGCCCTTCTCTCACAGTTGTCATGTATCCTCTTGCCGTAAGCAAAGAGCGGCCTTCCGTAATTGTCTACATTGGGAAGCGCGCCGAAAGTAAGATAGTGAACTATTGTTGCTGTTATATTCTCAGCATTCACAGGACAGCCCGGAAGGTTAATCACAGTTGCGTTTGGAACAGCCTCTTTGACACTCACCGCGCCTGTGGGGTTGGGGCTTGCGGCAGGCAATCCGCCGTATGAAGCGCATGTGCCTACTGATATCGTGGCAAGCGCATTGCCGCAGACCTCGCGTGCGATATCAACCGCAGTCCTGCCGCCTATACAGCAGTATATGCCGTCATCCTTAAGCGGTATCGAACCCTCGACAACTACGAAATAATTCCCTTTGTTATTCTTCACCACATCCATCAGCGACTTCTCTGCCTGAAATCCTGAAGGAGACATTATCGTCTCATGATAATCCACAGACAGGACATCAAGAACGAGCTGGCCGACCGTAGGGCTGGTCGCCCTCAGAAGCGCCTCGGTATCTCCGGCGCAGTCCTGATACGCAAGCCATACGAGAATAGGCTTCTTTCCGGTTATAGCCTCGGCGATCTTTGGAATGAATGTGGCTGGCAGTGATAAGAGCGCTGCCATTGAGGTACAGAACTTCATAAAATCACGGCGGGATACTCCTTTGCGGGATAAAGCGTCCAGAGATTCAGACATCTTCTGCAGGGCCTCGTCTGGAAAAGATTTCATAATTCCTCCCCTTTTTTATGTCTTAATTTGTATTAATCGGCGGGTATGTTTACATAAAATTATCACATATGGTTATATATGTCAATGGAAAACTGGCTCTTCCACAAAGTGATTGGGTAATTATCCCCCTCCCCTTGTGGGAGGGGGTAATGCCATATGAAAGATTTTAGGGAAATACCCTTATTTTCTCCTGCCTGAACCCCTGCTTCTAAATACAATGCCGGTGAAGATTATGCCAAAGAAGATCAACGCAAACTTCGGATACTTCACCCCATAGACCATCGGAGTAAGTGCGATTCTTGTGGCAACCCTTAAGCCTTCATGCCTGCTGATATAATCAGCTATCGGCGGGGAATTTTTGTAATAGAAGTTTACAAACGCGTTACCAACATAATTTGTCAAAAGATAGTTGTCCCTGAACTTCCTGAGAGCCATGACCTCAGGATCAAGATAACTGCCGTAAGCTGCTGTGGCTATGAAGCATCCTCCGCCACCACCGCCAGAACTGCTGTCAGAACTTGCTACACTCGGCCCGC
This region includes:
- a CDS encoding hydrogenase small subunit, which encodes MKSFPDEALQKMSESLDALSRKGVSRRDFMKFCTSMAALLSLPATFIPKIAEAITGKKPILVWLAYQDCAGDTEALLRATSPTVGQLVLDVLSVDYHETIMSPSGFQAEKSLMDVVKNNKGNYFVVVEGSIPLKDDGIYCCIGGRTAVDIAREVCGNALATISVGTCASYGGLPAASPNPTGAVSVKEAVPNATVINLPGCPVNAENITATIVHYLTFGALPNVDNYGRPLFAYGKRIHDNCERRAHFDAGQFVQHWGDEGARNGWCLYEMGCKGPETFHNCPTVKYNEGTSWPVQAGHGCLGCSEPMFWDNMTPFYKRLPNVPGFGVESTADKVGAGLAAATAAGILVHGIARAVSPKKEEDDTD